In Moorena sp. SIOASIH, the following proteins share a genomic window:
- a CDS encoding glycosyltransferase — protein sequence MGGYEMIPQVSVIIPSYNCDRYITEAVESALNQEACSYEVVVIDDGSTDQTRSVLQPYRGRIRYIYQENQGVSLARNHGIKLANGEFVAFLDADDFFLPGKLAAQLAVFEAQPHLGIVHSGWYRVDAQGKPLMTVRPWEKVPELNLESWLLWKPVLPSAMMFRRHWLEAVGGFDPRFPPAEDTEIVLRLALKGCPAVWLRQVTVGYRQHHQSAMHKGLPQARSLSAAIDNFFQQAELPPGIRLLENQVRYGTLVWIAWYLYNTGHPREMIKYLQQAWGYSPYLPMETVVHWADNFAEFSRNWGGEFDADGLGKSPEWQQLMQWVMAQGREMMWVGGSSLY from the coding sequence ATGGGAGGGTATGAAATGATACCACAAGTCAGTGTAATTATTCCCAGCTATAATTGCGATCGCTATATTACCGAAGCAGTGGAAAGTGCGCTGAATCAAGAAGCCTGTTCCTATGAGGTAGTGGTAATTGATGATGGTTCAACAGACCAGACTCGATCAGTGTTGCAACCCTATCGCGGACGCATTCGTTACATTTATCAAGAAAACCAAGGAGTCTCCCTTGCCCGCAACCATGGGATTAAATTAGCCAACGGTGAATTTGTCGCATTCCTCGATGCCGATGACTTTTTTCTGCCAGGTAAGTTAGCTGCCCAGTTAGCAGTGTTTGAAGCACAACCCCACCTGGGAATTGTCCATAGTGGTTGGTACCGCGTGGATGCCCAGGGTAAGCCACTGATGACAGTGCGTCCATGGGAGAAAGTACCAGAATTAAACTTAGAAAGTTGGTTACTGTGGAAGCCAGTCCTGCCTAGTGCCATGATGTTCCGTCGCCACTGGCTAGAGGCCGTTGGCGGGTTTGACCCCAGGTTTCCACCCGCTGAAGATACCGAAATAGTGTTACGGTTAGCCCTTAAGGGTTGTCCTGCCGTTTGGTTGCGTCAGGTAACCGTAGGCTATCGGCAACATCACCAAAGTGCCATGCACAAAGGACTTCCTCAAGCTCGCTCCCTGTCAGCAGCCATTGACAACTTCTTCCAACAGGCTGAATTACCACCAGGAATCCGTCTATTAGAAAATCAGGTGCGTTATGGAACCCTAGTATGGATTGCTTGGTATTTGTATAATACAGGACATCCCAGGGAAATGATCAAGTATTTACAGCAGGCTTGGGGCTATAGTCCTTATTTACCCATGGAGACAGTGGTACATTGGGCAGATAATTTTGCCGAGTTTTCCAGGAATTGGGGCGGGGAGTTTGATGCTGATGGGTTAGGGAAGTCACCAGAGTGGCAGCAGTTGATGCAATGGGTGATGGCTCAGGGGAGAGAGATGATGTGGGTAGGTGGGTCTAGCTTGTACTAA
- a CDS encoding element excision factor XisH family protein: protein MNWKKQWDSFSFTNGLWRDKNQNDSFPPFLRGVRGDLLFLAISQTSYLRHFQTTIFQLAVERNKINLLVYEPEQEAIVQ from the coding sequence ATGAACTGGAAAAAACAATGGGACAGCTTCAGCTTTACCAATGGGCTTTGGAGGGACAAGAACCAGAACGACAGTTTCCCCCCTTTTTTAAGGGGGGTTAGGGGGGATCTATTGTTTTTAGCTATCAGTCAAACAAGTTATCTTCGGCATTTCCAAACAACAATTTTTCAGCTAGCTGTCGAGAGGAATAAAATTAACTTATTAGTTTATGAACCCGAGCAAGAGGCTATTGTTCAGTAA
- a CDS encoding element excision factor XisI family protein, with protein MLTLFNGSLTKLCRYSEILQEETRAQPSIQAIRLYPVCDTETGHFLVLATGWDKQGWINSILFHARLVDGQVVIEEDNFEEGLASALIAAGIPAEHIITGLDYQLMQ; from the coding sequence ATGCTTACATTGTTCAATGGATCACTCACTAAACTATGCCGATATTCTGAAATCTTGCAAGAGGAAACTCGCGCCCAACCGAGTATACAAGCGATTCGGCTTTATCCTGTTTGCGATACCGAGACCGGTCACTTCCTAGTTCTGGCTACTGGCTGGGATAAGCAAGGCTGGATTAACTCGATTTTGTTTCACGCTCGCTTGGTTGATGGCCAAGTCGTTATTGAAGAAGATAACTTTGAGGAAGGGTTGGCCTCGGCTCTTATTGCCGCTGGTATCCCCGCAGAACATATTATCACTGGTCTTGATTACCAACTGATGCAGTAG
- a CDS encoding reverse transcriptase domain-containing protein, producing MIIFLKPKDKAEKVLQKVERFLEERGLEISQEKTKITKATDGFDFLGWEMRVKKNGKFHCKPSVDNHRKIREKIKTVVNSSNYGSKVKAKKLAPIVRGWRKYHKWCDMSDSRDSLWFMREAANRKFRKEKKVSRYQSNELCNKAFPKVKTKLFGHTMVKGTKSPYDGDLVYWSQRNNGLYDNHTSKALTEQNHSCGYCGMKFIDEERVELHHIDGNHDNWKKDNLMAVHRSCHQQIHWSKSIDKPKG from the coding sequence ATGATTATCTTCTTAAAACCAAAAGATAAAGCAGAAAAAGTCCTCCAAAAGGTGGAAAGATTCTTAGAAGAACGGGGTCTCGAAATCAGTCAAGAAAAGACCAAGATAACCAAGGCGACAGACGGATTTGACTTCCTTGGCTGGGAAATGCGAGTCAAGAAAAACGGAAAATTCCATTGTAAGCCCTCAGTGGACAATCATAGGAAAATACGCGAGAAGATTAAAACCGTAGTCAACAGCTCGAATTATGGATCAAAAGTCAAGGCCAAAAAGTTGGCTCCCATTGTAAGAGGATGGCGAAAATATCACAAATGGTGTGATATGAGTGATTCTCGGGATAGCCTATGGTTCATGAGAGAAGCAGCAAACAGAAAATTCCGAAAGGAAAAGAAAGTGAGCCGATACCAATCAAATGAACTATGCAATAAGGCATTCCCAAAAGTGAAGACAAAACTTTTCGGACACACGATGGTCAAAGGTACCAAGTCCCCTTATGACGGAGACTTAGTATATTGGAGTCAACGGAATAATGGACTCTACGACAATCATACATCCAAGGCACTGACTGAGCAAAACCATTCCTGTGGATACTGTGGAATGAAATTCATTGATGAAGAAAGAGTTGAACTCCACCACATTGATGGAAATCATGACAACTGGAAAAAAGACAACCTAATGGCCGTCCACCGAAGTTGTCACCAACAGATTCACTGGAGCAAGTCTATTGACAAGCCGAAAGGTTGA
- a CDS encoding PEP-CTERM sorting domain-containing protein produces MGKVPEPATILGLSVLGASLLLRKKKGSSQNV; encoded by the coding sequence GTGGGTAAAGTTCCCGAGCCTGCTACTATTTTAGGGTTAAGTGTGCTCGGTGCTAGCTTGCTGCTGCGGAAAAAGAAGGGATCCTCTCAAAACGTTTAG
- a CDS encoding reverse transcriptase N-terminal domain-containing protein has product MVRRMVEHSELWKSQKWKKLRQNLFRLQRRIYKAVQAGDWRKARSLQKLIMKSRSAQLLAVRQVTQLNQGKRTAGIDGKESLNYRERIELVEQLNHHGLTWVHSGLREVPIPKKNGKIRILKIPTIADRAWQCLVKYALEPAHETNFHARSYGFRTGRNAHDAQKYVFEHLNSKKKGITKRVIELDIKKCFDHISHKSIMDRLLAPAQIKTGVFKCLKAGICPEFPEQGTPQGGVVSPQKRQYRT; this is encoded by the coding sequence ATGGTTAGACGCATGGTAGAACATAGCGAACTATGGAAAAGCCAAAAGTGGAAAAAACTCCGCCAAAACTTATTCCGCCTACAAAGAAGAATATACAAAGCGGTTCAAGCTGGCGACTGGAGGAAAGCTCGGTCTCTACAAAAACTGATAATGAAGTCCCGTTCAGCTCAACTTTTGGCAGTCCGCCAAGTGACTCAATTAAATCAGGGAAAACGCACTGCCGGTATTGACGGAAAAGAAAGCCTGAATTACCGAGAGCGAATTGAATTGGTAGAACAATTGAACCACCATGGCCTCACCTGGGTTCATAGCGGACTTAGAGAAGTACCAATCCCTAAAAAGAATGGGAAAATCCGAATTCTAAAAATACCAACCATCGCCGATAGAGCCTGGCAATGTCTAGTTAAATATGCCTTAGAACCTGCGCACGAAACGAACTTTCACGCTCGGAGTTACGGGTTTAGGACTGGACGAAATGCGCATGATGCACAAAAATATGTGTTTGAACATTTAAACTCAAAAAAGAAAGGCATCACAAAAAGGGTTATCGAACTAGACATCAAGAAGTGCTTTGACCACATCTCTCACAAGTCCATCATGGATAGGTTGTTAGCCCCAGCGCAAATAAAGACAGGGGTCTTTAAATGCTTAAAAGCTGGCATCTGCCCGGAATTCCCTGAACAAGGAACTCCCCAAGGAGGAGTAGTCAGCCCACAAAAGCGCCAATATCGCACTTGA
- a CDS encoding GspE/PulE family protein encodes MQTGVRTLSAWRKLRKGEINCETALKLLVNPQGELNVNLLDREVSSRFFKPFPNRQDLPPVIPLLLWRNCYYLGTPVQLSPEQLKKLSDRTFTQIKIIPIAPKSYKRWYHTANNDAKSISSVAFVNPLTGEVEQEDITETTELYLSQAADQIERIKTIISGALRNRASDIHLEPMTDGLRVRYRIDGILRDITTLPSDLGRAVVVALKVMSDMDIAESRRPQDGRIGENYATGQEAELGLDLRVSTLPCVGGEKAVIRLLPRENPFSGLEELGFSDQELKIYKGWLQQPQGMVIITGPTGSGKTSTLYNSLQGLATEHVNVVTVEDPVEYVLPRITQTQVNEAAGMTFAAGMRAILRQDPDIIMVGEIRDAETAETGIRAALTGHLVLTTLHTNDAVSAIPRIKDIGPEPGLISDALLGIVAQRLVRKICPHCQEPYTPTSEDLRKLSLTPEEANLKGWRKGKGCAKCYNSGYLGREAIVELLDVDDTVRQLIYEGTMTQLHRYLDKISFYSFRKAAIEKVTKGVTTLTEILRVLPHSALSCKSHGQLDKPRAAKVKSLDEMAPKRRYG; translated from the coding sequence ATGCAAACTGGCGTTAGAACTTTATCGGCTTGGAGGAAGTTGAGAAAGGGTGAAATTAACTGTGAAACAGCCCTTAAACTCTTGGTTAACCCACAAGGAGAACTAAACGTTAACCTGCTGGATCGGGAAGTCAGCTCCCGGTTCTTTAAGCCATTCCCCAATCGCCAAGATTTACCTCCGGTGATTCCGCTGCTACTGTGGCGCAACTGTTATTACCTGGGTACCCCAGTCCAGTTATCCCCAGAGCAGCTCAAAAAATTAAGCGATCGCACTTTCACCCAAATCAAAATTATTCCCATTGCACCGAAAAGCTACAAGCGATGGTACCACACCGCAAACAATGATGCCAAATCTATCAGTTCCGTAGCCTTTGTCAATCCCCTTACTGGTGAGGTGGAACAAGAAGACATTACCGAAACCACAGAATTGTATCTTTCCCAAGCGGCTGACCAGATTGAGCGGATTAAAACCATTATCTCTGGAGCTCTGCGTAACCGCGCCAGTGATATTCACCTGGAACCGATGACTGATGGCTTAAGAGTCCGCTATCGCATTGACGGGATTCTTAGGGATATAACTACCTTACCCTCTGACTTGGGACGAGCAGTGGTGGTTGCTCTCAAAGTCATGTCTGATATGGACATTGCTGAAAGCCGCCGTCCTCAAGATGGTCGGATTGGGGAAAACTATGCTACTGGCCAGGAGGCAGAACTTGGGTTAGATCTGCGGGTGAGTACCCTCCCTTGTGTGGGGGGGGAGAAAGCAGTGATTCGCTTATTACCAAGAGAAAACCCCTTTTCTGGCTTGGAAGAGTTAGGCTTTTCTGACCAAGAGCTTAAAATCTATAAAGGTTGGTTGCAGCAACCCCAAGGAATGGTTATTATCACCGGTCCGACTGGTTCTGGTAAAACTAGTACGCTATATAATTCCCTGCAAGGGTTAGCGACCGAACATGTGAATGTAGTAACGGTGGAAGACCCAGTGGAGTATGTCTTACCCCGGATTACCCAGACCCAAGTGAATGAGGCAGCCGGGATGACCTTTGCGGCAGGGATGAGGGCAATTTTACGCCAAGACCCGGACATCATTATGGTGGGGGAAATTCGGGATGCTGAAACCGCTGAAACAGGGATTCGAGCTGCTTTGACCGGTCACTTAGTATTGACCACTCTCCACACCAATGATGCGGTCAGTGCTATTCCTCGTATTAAAGATATTGGTCCGGAACCGGGTTTAATCAGTGATGCCCTATTGGGAATAGTGGCACAGCGTTTGGTGCGCAAAATCTGTCCCCACTGTCAAGAACCTTACACCCCGACTTCTGAAGATTTGCGGAAGCTGAGTTTGACGCCAGAGGAAGCTAATCTCAAAGGTTGGCGCAAAGGAAAGGGTTGCGCCAAGTGCTACAATTCCGGCTATTTAGGACGGGAAGCCATTGTAGAGTTACTGGATGTAGATGATACCGTGCGGCAGTTGATTTATGAGGGAACCATGACTCAGTTGCACCGTTACCTGGATAAAATCAGTTTTTATTCCTTCCGCAAGGCAGCCATTGAAAAGGTAACCAAAGGGGTAACCACCCTAACAGAAATCTTACGAGTTCTACCCCACAGTGCTTTGTCCTGTAAGTCTCACGGTCAATTGGACAAGCCAAGAGCTGCTAAAGTGAAATCCCTAGATGAGATGGCTCCAAAAAGGAGATATGGTTGA
- a CDS encoding transposase, giving the protein MLTQVNNLRLDEQQILALKQMCHLSKNMFNVGLYNVRQYFFQERKHLRYESNYYHSKENDNYKLLPTDIAQQTLKIVDRSFKSFFGLLKLKSSGGYQEKIRLPQYLPKDGHFLLVIPIRKRDWEKLPGKDWLFTVPMSCKFKREHGAVQFAVPERLRTKTVKEIRIIPKYGARYFDVCYCYEDESEEQVEQTGEILGIDLGLENFATCVSTTQKSFIIDGKRIKSENQFYNKRNSKLQSIKDLQGIKTLTNRQAKLLRKRNHKVRDFTNKAARYVVDWCRNNKISKIVIGYNPDLKQKVNLGKRNNQKFTQIPIYTFKDKLESLCERYGIEMIEQEESYTSKASSLDKDELPVWNADNPKSYKFSGKRIKRGLYRTSKGWLINADCNGALNIIRKHTSNPNDCIGGFRGCLAQPVRVLCS; this is encoded by the coding sequence ATGCTAACTCAAGTTAATAACCTGCGTTTAGACGAACAGCAGATATTAGCTCTAAAGCAGATGTGTCACTTGAGCAAGAACATGTTCAACGTGGGACTCTACAATGTCCGTCAGTATTTCTTTCAAGAACGTAAACATTTGCGATACGAAAGTAATTATTATCATTCCAAAGAAAATGATAATTATAAACTGTTGCCGACGGATATTGCGCAACAAACATTGAAGATTGTTGATAGGTCTTTCAAGTCTTTCTTCGGGTTGTTAAAGCTTAAGTCTAGTGGAGGGTATCAGGAAAAGATTAGACTTCCACAGTACCTCCCAAAAGATGGACATTTTCTCTTAGTTATCCCGATCAGGAAGCGTGACTGGGAAAAATTACCAGGAAAAGACTGGCTGTTCACTGTTCCAATGTCTTGTAAATTCAAACGAGAGCATGGGGCAGTTCAGTTTGCTGTTCCTGAAAGACTTAGAACTAAAACAGTCAAAGAAATCCGTATTATCCCTAAGTATGGGGCAAGATACTTTGATGTTTGTTATTGTTACGAGGATGAATCTGAAGAACAGGTCGAACAGACTGGCGAAATCTTAGGTATCGACTTAGGACTTGAGAATTTTGCCACATGTGTCAGTACTACTCAAAAGTCGTTCATTATTGATGGTAAGCGAATAAAGTCTGAGAATCAGTTCTACAATAAACGCAACTCCAAACTTCAGTCTATCAAAGACTTACAAGGCATTAAAACCTTGACGAATCGACAGGCTAAGTTACTAAGAAAGCGGAATCACAAAGTCAGAGATTTCACTAACAAAGCAGCTCGGTATGTTGTAGATTGGTGCAGAAATAATAAGATCAGCAAGATTGTTATTGGTTACAACCCCGACCTAAAACAAAAGGTCAATCTAGGGAAACGAAACAATCAAAAGTTCACCCAGATTCCGATATATACATTCAAGGACAAGCTGGAAAGCCTCTGTGAACGATATGGCATCGAAATGATCGAACAGGAAGAATCTTACACCAGTAAAGCATCTAGCTTGGATAAAGATGAATTGCCTGTGTGGAATGCTGACAACCCAAAATCCTACAAGTTCAGTGGTAAGAGAATCAAACGTGGATTATACCGAACTAGCAAAGGTTGGTTGATTAACGCTGATTGCAACGGAGCGCTAAATATAATTCGCAAGCACACAAGTAACCCCAATGATTGTATCGGAGGGTTTAGAGGTTGTTTGGCTCAACCAGTAAGAGTTTTATGCTCTTAA
- a CDS encoding NAD-binding protein, translating to MIDFKVFEQARQKHPRSEAMPFMAELRQQMRSHQPYQGLRLLHHIHLTRETVFKVEPLLLAGAELTVSCPNFIKPNPEAVEILLTANVEVNLEGNFDDNYDICLDLYGELPTLLTPRQGVVELTKLDNDIYQSLDIPYPLISVDDSSLKNIETFYGTSKAFVKAFHQLTNESLVDKNLVIFGCGKVGKGLVNELLGLTKELVIVEKNPKILEQLKARGIKGLQAENLDGIRAALNEAFCVVTCTGVNGVLSQEYDLDKEDFSGKYLANIGAEDEFGDNFSEAEVLFKKAPINFSLAEPTPVETLDPVFYAHNIAIDLILSKELEPGYHSFPSHLAQEIIEKWGNYHDQDIAFLRE from the coding sequence ATGATCGATTTTAAGGTTTTTGAACAAGCACGCCAAAAACATCCCCGCTCTGAAGCTATGCCATTTATGGCTGAGCTGAGACAACAGATGCGTTCGCATCAGCCTTATCAAGGATTAAGACTATTACATCATATCCACTTGACCAGAGAAACTGTATTTAAAGTTGAACCGTTGCTGTTGGCTGGTGCGGAGCTTACCGTGTCTTGCCCTAATTTTATCAAGCCTAACCCAGAAGCGGTAGAAATTTTGCTCACTGCTAATGTTGAGGTTAATCTGGAAGGTAATTTTGACGATAACTATGATATTTGTTTAGATCTTTATGGAGAGTTACCCACACTACTCACCCCTCGCCAGGGAGTGGTAGAGCTAACTAAACTGGATAACGATATCTATCAATCCTTAGATATTCCCTATCCATTGATTTCTGTGGATGACAGTTCCTTAAAAAATATCGAAACGTTCTATGGCACTAGTAAAGCATTTGTCAAAGCCTTCCACCAGTTAACTAACGAGTCATTAGTGGATAAAAACTTGGTAATCTTTGGTTGTGGAAAAGTTGGAAAAGGACTAGTTAATGAATTATTAGGCTTAACCAAGGAGCTGGTGATCGTCGAGAAAAATCCTAAGATTTTGGAACAGCTGAAGGCTAGAGGAATCAAAGGGTTACAGGCTGAGAACCTGGATGGAATTAGGGCAGCACTCAATGAGGCTTTTTGTGTTGTGACCTGTACGGGAGTTAATGGAGTACTTTCTCAGGAGTATGACTTAGACAAGGAAGATTTTAGTGGTAAGTATCTTGCCAACATTGGCGCAGAAGATGAATTTGGTGATAACTTCTCAGAGGCAGAAGTGCTTTTCAAAAAAGCTCCGATCAATTTTTCCTTAGCGGAACCTACTCCAGTTGAGACTCTCGACCCAGTCTTCTATGCCCATAACATAGCGATTGACTTAATTTTATCGAAGGAATTGGAACCCGGTTACCATTCATTTCCTAGTCATCTTGCCCAGGAAATAATAGAGAAATGGGGAAACTATCATGATCAAGATATAGCATTTTTAAGGGAGTAG